A single Heterodontus francisci isolate sHetFra1 chromosome 11, sHetFra1.hap1, whole genome shotgun sequence DNA region contains:
- the sptssb gene encoding serine palmitoyltransferase small subunit B: protein MDMKDVKEALSWLYYQYLLITCSYVLEPWEQTIFNSVLLIIVAMVLYTAYVFIPIHIRLALEFFSGLGAGQPESTVAIMT from the coding sequence aTGGACATGAAAGATGTGAAGGAAGCCTTGTCCTGGCTGTATTATCAATATCTGCTTATTACATGCAGTTATGTGCTGGAGCCCTGGGAACAGACCATCTTCAATTCTGTTTTGCTTATCATTGTGGCTATGGTTCTATATACAGCCTATGTCTTCATTCCAATTCACATTCGTCTGGCACTGGAGTTCTTTTCTGGCCTAGGAGCAGGCCAGCCGGAAAGCACGGTTGCCATCATGACTTAA